The following proteins come from a genomic window of Trifolium pratense cultivar HEN17-A07 linkage group LG4, ARS_RC_1.1, whole genome shotgun sequence:
- the LOC123919856 gene encoding uncharacterized protein At1g08160-like produces MQPNISPTSEQTIQISPEQIVTSTKQPKIHHPFRTRSRKLAILKVDGQQKTKPIVWFAAILCFIFSLVLIFFGIATVICYLALKPSNPSFDISNATLNVVYFESKQYLNGEFDLQTNFTNPNRRVHVKFESLYIELLYSNRLIASQTIKSFTQKPRETRLQEVKFISSLVFLPQEVGVKLEKEVQNNRLNYYAKGTFKVKVNMGIIHISFWLHSMCQIEMTAPPAGALVAKQCITTRS; encoded by the coding sequence ATGCAACCCAACATATCCCCAACCTCAGAACAAACTATTCAAATTTCTCCTGAACAAATTGTCACATCAACAAAACAACCAAAAATTCATCATCCTTTTAGAACAAGATCAAGGAAATTAGCAATACTTAAGGTTGATGGACAACAAAAGACAAAACCAATTGTATGGTTTGCTGCAATACTATGTTTCATATTTAGTcttgttcttattttctttgGAATTGCAACAGTAATTTGTTACCTTGCACTTAAACCAAGTAACCCTTCATTTGATATTTCAAATGCAACCTTAAatgttgtatattttgagtCAAAACAATACCTCAATGGTGAATTCGATCTTCAAACAAATTTTACTAATCCAAATAGAAGAGTTCATGTGAAGTTTGAGTCTTTATATATTGAACTTCTCTACTCAAATAGGCTCATAGCATCTCAAACAATAAAGTCTTTTACTCAAAAGCCAAGAGAAACAAGATTGCAAGAAGTGAAGTTTATATCAAGTTTGGTTTTTTTGCCCCAAGAGGTGGGTGTGAAACTTGAAAAGGAGGTGCAAAACAATAGATTGAACTATTATGCAAAGGGAACATTTAAGGTGAAGGTTAATATGGGAATTATACATATATCTTTCTGGCTTCATAGTATGTGCCAAATTGAAATGACTGCTCCACCAGCTGGTGCTCTTGTAGCTAAACAATGCATTACAACTCGATCATGA